One Aegilops tauschii subsp. strangulata cultivar AL8/78 chromosome 2, Aet v6.0, whole genome shotgun sequence genomic window, TTTGGTGTTCAAAAGTATTTTAGGGAGAAGTTACATGAAAGGACATAATATAACTTCTCCATTGTAAAAGAATCAACTGATGAACTTAATTAACTGAAGGGCTCATTTACATACTGTACCAGCCAGTCACTGAAAATCTGAATCACATATGAGCAGAGCCAGAAAATGGTACAATCATCCTCTCCCACATAAATTTAGCGATATGAGCACACGATTTAGTAAGAACTGGACCGTGGATTTGCCAAACCAAACACACTACTTATTTATTAATCGTGCTCCATACATGCAAACATTTCGGTTCATCTGACATGCAACACATACGTACATGTCACACACATTGAAACATGAGCTCGTGCACGCCTATATTTTTTCCCGACCTCCGCATCCTACGTGTACACACATGACGACCGACCTAATTAAACACGGGATATGGAAAACAATCAGAAATTGAAGGTACATAAGAAAACAAATACTTAATGCATGCCTGCATGAGGTACAAAGAGTAGTAGCTAGATGGGAATGGGCTTGACAAAGAGGCGCTTGATGATGTCTTCAAGATGCGAGCTGAAGGTGAAGGCATCTTTCCTATCACCGTAGTACACCGGCCAACTGAGAGTGCAGTTGACGACCCGTTGCACCGCAGGCAGCAGCTCACGGCCATGTTGGAATCGAGCTTGGTTGGTGGTCCTCCACTCATCTTCTATCATCGAGTCGATGGCAGCAAAGGCGACCTCTTCGGTGACCTTGTGCTCACCGGCGTAGCACTCCACGCAGTTGGCCACGTCCCTGTTGTCCCGGGGCTGCATGCACGTTTCAGTTAACTTAACTAATTCATTATACACGGTTAATTGCACTTATATGTGTGTTTAGCAACGCACTTTGGATGAAGCAGCAAGGTCGTTCATTAGGCGCCCAATCTTGGCGCATGCCATGACGACATCAGGGTATCCAAGTGCCCACTCCAGTGCTCCCTTGGGCATTTCATTACCCAAGCAAACCATCATATACACGCATAGCTGTACCGCGCCTAGGGACATGGCAGCCAAATACAATTTATCTTCCAACCCCGGCTTGTGATTTTTGTGCAACCATTCAGCTTCTTGGACATAACAACTCGACTGCTGTTGGAACTGCATGCATGCGCACGAGCAAGGGTAGCCCATTAATCAAACGCACAATTATCTTTTATATTAATATTCTTCCAAAAATAGACATAGAAATGATTTCCAAGATCAACACCTGACATGTTTTCTTATGCAAAATAACGGTCAATCCATGTGCCATTTGCACAAACTCTGGTGAATTTTTATAACACCACTGCTTTGTGACCAAGGAGGTATACGTATGGTTTGTGTTGTTTAGTAACAAACCATAAATCTTGTATTCACTTAGATAATTTCCCAACAACGTACCAACGATCCTCCTGCCCCAAGCAACCAGTCTCTCAATGGCTACACCTTCTACATACATCTCAAATCATAAGTTGATCATAAAATTTCTCTGTTCCACAACCTTTACAGCTTGAGGAGTGGTACATTAGTTGAAGAAGTTGTACATTCGAAGAAGCAAATGTCTAGGCAAGCAGAGAGACACTTTCTTTCTCTTTAGCATCCTCCACAACTAATATCTCGCGGTACTAACTCAAAACTCATCGAGTGCCTCCTTTTGGGGAGGAGGGGGCAAAAGAGCTTTCTCTGGGCTCTGTTCATTTTTCTCTTGAGGGGTGTTTTGGTTCTTTTTTCTTAATTTCCCCGATTGAAAAAGAATCGTCCTAACCTACTACTCATATGTATGATCATTGAGAGCTAATAAATTAATTAGACAT contains:
- the LOC141041891 gene encoding tau-cadinol synthase-like — encoded protein: MPKGALEWALGYPDVVMACAKIGRLMNDLAASSKPRDNRDVANCVECYAGEHKVTEEVAFAAIDSMIEDEWRTTNQARFQHGRELLPAVQRVVNCTLSWPVYYGDRKDAFTFSSHLEDIIKRLFVKPIPI